The Apium graveolens cultivar Ventura chromosome 10, ASM990537v1, whole genome shotgun sequence nucleotide sequence GTTATGCCCTTATAAGAGTAAATACAAAGTGGATGAAAAGGCCCAAAGATAGTCAATTGTCACCTCAGCTCCTTATCATGAATGATTTCCATCATGTATCGCATCACAAACAGGCCACAATCCTTGTTTCCAGTCTGCACTGGAACTCCCTAAAATATAAAACAAAAATTCATTTAAAATATCCAGTCTCCTTTAATAACATAATTAATATATGatcagaaaaataaataaataccgCCATATTCTCCCATAATACTTTCTTCTTCAGAACCTTTTTAAATCCTCCTTGTACATTTTAATGGCATTGCAACCAAAATGATATAtatcaaaacataaaataaccACTGCAAGATATGATCGGACAAGATTTACAAGTCAAGACTtaataatcaaatttaaaaaagTGAACTCTTACTTGTCGACAACATCCACCCATTCTCCATTTGCAATTCGGCGTTTAAGAGGGTCCATATAGTAGACTACCTTTGCGCCTGGATTGACAACTGTCAAGGTCCAGTGGTTCCTACGAAAAATAAACAGAGGTGCTTGTTAAATAGTAAAGCCTAAATTTGATGCTTTTTTATCACCCAAAcaacttaaatattttcaaaaaaattacaTTTCTATTGAATTAAAATCAACCTAGTCCAtggcattcaaagccagacagtGATAGTGAAAGTAAAGTCTTATTGTGTATGGTAATGAGACAAGTAAATACATAGATAAGATAAACATAGGATGGGTGACAAGAAGGGTTAGGTAGCATGTCCAAGAAAACACAGATATACAAGAATTGAGTAATATGGAGGATAGTTAAAGATGAGAGGGTTATCAACTGAGGAAAGTATTTTCAAACTTTCTTTGTGGTATATTACCAatatttcttccctattctaaattcagaataacTAAATATTTTTATACTTCGCTcaaattactcttaattatgcaagtaccctttATTATTGTTTCTTATtattgattgatctcttgagcaaatatctattattccgggttatttgcgaaACCTGAATCGGGATATTTTGAActcaaagtgatttgacatcaaaatactccatagactggatggttacgataaggGCCAAAGATGTCCGGACCTTTTGTTTATGAGGCCAGAATGGGCCAGGGCCAGTGATAGCTAGACCCTTGTTTATTGGGCCATAGTGTATGGGTACCGGATTGGATCTATACAAGTAGGTATAAATCTGCACTATATCCTtactgatcagcagggtatgacTGTGAATGTTGATTCTAGTATCCAGTCTCATTTATTGTTGATGGCtattaacgacattccttcttgaaaagttttatgattacaaaaccggACAAAGACCTGATTAAAAAGATGAATTAGTGAATTGCTCTTTTTTTATTAAAGGCTAATAAAAGCcaatgttttattcgctcaactacaTCAAATAAATAGAgatgtttataaattatttaaagattgtgTCCGGAAATTTCTTTTAATATTGCTACCTGAAAATCAGTTATGTTACCTGCTGGGCATttaggctcactcttgctttgtaaattcttatttctttcagtttcCAATGAGGATTAAATTGAATAGCTCTTAGTAGACAACAAAATTGGAAAAATCTGAGCTGCGAGAAGTTGGAGATGTCAGGGTGAATTAAACTAGGAAGTTAGTAAAGTGgtaatataattatatttagttgatataaattttagaaggttagattcttatttcataccataacatgtaaacgatccggaattgaggggttatctgtatatttattttaatataaaagtTTTTATTGTTTAATGTTATTTGGTGACACCCaatcccgaccccggatttggggatattacagttggtatcagagctacgggtTATTAGTCCCACAAATAAGAATAGGTGGAAGTAAGATAGGAGTAACAGGCCATAtagataggaaagaccctaagTATACTCATTTTGAGATCGAATTGAGATTGAATTAAGATTAGCAGATTCGATAGTAAGATATGATATTGTTAAGATAAGTGGAAGGCGGATATATTGAAgctatagatatattgagttcccAGATCCTATAGTTGTGAAGAGTCGATAGCTTGATGGATACTGAGTAAATTACCTTGTTTTTCATGTAGTTTTAAAGAAAAATCAGATTAATTCTTTTGAGACTTCGTATAAGAAAAGATAGATGAGGATCAATATCTCCAACTTAGAATTGTGTAGTAGCACGATCTCTAAGTTAAAAGTAACGAGTTGATTGTAGTTGATAGAGAGCCAACATTGCAAGTTTCAAATATTAGGTATATTTACCACGCAAGGAAGGACATCTACCATATTAGGTATATTTAAGACTAGAAAGAAGATACGATTTATATATGGATATAATGCTGAATTGTGACATCGAGGACGACATGACAACATCAAAAATAGTATTAGATATCAGCATTGGAGTTAGGATCATGAATAAGATAGTAGGCAACGGTACATGAAGTTTTCTTCGACTAATGAATGAAAAATGAACATGAGGAGGAATATAAGATATATCAAGGTGAATGGACCCTTATGTGGTCATTTTTTTAATTAGTACCTCTTAAATGGATTATGAGAATTGAAAaaaactcatatagtaatgacgaccataTGTGCGATTTTCAATTCGAAAAAGATTTTTAtaacactacaacaaaactgGCTATTTACGACGGttaacttacgacggaaaaaagtgCGCGCCTTTCTTATGACGGAAATTTAAATTCCGTCGTAAATTTTTACGACGACAGAACAAATCCGTCGTaagtatattattttattattaaactTACGGTCAACTGTGCAATCAGTCAACTATGAAATATAATTTACGACGGAATTTATATTTCGTCGTAAGTTGAAATATTTCtttattattctattattaaatttatttaaaaaaaaggataattaaaatttaattataataacGACGTcgtttaattataaattatgacAGAAATCAAGTCGTCGTAAGTAGTATTTACGACGGAACTGTTTCCGTCGTaagttttaataaaaaaatattattttatgaaaTATACTTTACGACGGAATTTATATTTCGTCGTaagtaaaaatatttattattattctattattaaatttatttacaaaaaatgataattaaaatttaattataataacGACGTcgtttaattataaattatgacGGAAATCAAGTCGTCGTAAGTAGTATTTACGACGGAACTGTTTCCGTCGTAAGTTTCCGACCTTTCACATTAAATGTCACCGGCTAGCtgttcaaaaataatatttttttattaaaacttACGACGGAAATTTATTTCCGTCGTAAATATTTGCAAAATATTGCTGTCTCTTTTTAAAGTTCACTCTTTTCACTTATTTTTTCTCACAAAAATATATCTTCATATCATTCAAAATACATGATGACATAACAACAACGAATTTTACAATCTTCAATGTATGTATTAAATTTTAATCTTATTTTATATTGTTTATATGCATTTAAATGTGtgatttaaatttttatatttatatgtaatatatatatggGTGCTTATATGTTATTCACGTAGCATTTTATTTTCATTTGTAGATGTCTTATGATACTAGTTGGATCACTAAACGAATTATTCCCGGTGGTTATGGTTTTACGAAAGAATTTAATAAAGGGGTTAAAGATTTCTTGGCATTTGCAATAAAAAATAGCAAGGAACCGAATGATCCGGAACTTTTGATTAGATGTCCGTGTAATACATGTAACAATCAACTCTTTCAACTCATTTCCGATGTCGAGTTTCACTTATATGCGGTCGGTTTTCTTGAGACTTACACCATATGGCATTATCATGAAAAAGAATGTGGCTCACGAAATGAAGAAATGAATGATCGCGAAGATGTATTTGATGAATATGAGATGTTGAGGGATGCCTTTAGAGGGGAAGATTTTGGATATGTCAATAGTGTCCACGAGGAGCCGAACGAGCAAGCATCTAAATTCTTATACAATGTGAGTAATGTCGGAGAACCAATATATCCGGGCAACATCAAGTACACACAATTGAAATTTGTCACTAGATTACTACATTGGAAGAATCATAATAAATGTAGTGATAAGGCCTTTGATGAGTTACTCCTCTTACTTGGAGATGTGTTTCCGGAAGGGCATAAACTTCCTTTTAATTATTATGGTGTCAAGAAGATGGTCAAGAAGCTGAACTTGGGATACGAAAAAATACATGCATgtgagaatgattgtatgttgtTCTACAGTGATGATAAAGATTTGGAAAACTGTAAGTACTGTGAGTTAAGCCGATACAAAGATTCAATTAATGGTGGGAGTGATACCATTCCGAGGAAGATCTTAAGATATTTTAAGATCACTCCTCGTCTACAGCGTTTGTACATGTCTACCCATACAGCCCAACATATGAAGTATCACAAGAACAGAATTGTGACTGAAGGGGTTCTTAGTCACCCTGCAGATGGAGAAGAATGGAAAGAATTTGACAAGAACTATCCGGATTTTGCAGCGGATATTCGTAATGTAAGGCTTGGTCTTGCAACTGATGGATTTCCCCCGTACAGTAATGCTACTTCTACTGTATACTCAGTATGGCCTGTAGTATTACTTGTGTACAACCTTCCACATACCATGTCCATGAAGGATCCATACATGTTTATGACACTACTAGTACCCGGGCCGAATGATCCTGGGAGGAATCTGAATGTCTATCTTAGGCCTTTGATTGATGAACTTATTAGTTTATGGCAGGTTGGTGTGCAGACATATGATGCTTCTACGAAGACCAATTTCATGATGCGGGCTGCCTTGTTATGGACTATCAGTGACTTTCCCGGGTTGGGTATGGTTAGCGGATGGTCAACCCACGGAAAGATGGCTTGTCATGTATGTATGGGTGAAGTTAAAGCCAAGCAACTACCACACAGCAGGAAGTCCAGCTTTTATGGGTTACATATGGGGTTTCTAGACAAACGCCGAAGAAGTCGACGAAAAGGTCGAATTGTCCATAACATGTGTGCTGGAATCACATTTCCACCACCAGGGAAACCGCATAGCAAAGAAAGGGCAGATGGCTTTGGGGATTCACACAATTGGACACATATTACTAGCTTCTTTGATCTACCATATTGGGATTCATTGCGTCTACGTCATTGTATCGATGTTATGCACACAGAGAAAAATGTGTTTGACAATATATTTCATACTATTTTATGTAGTGCCAAAACGAAGGATACCACAAAATCAAGAGAAGATTTGAAGGCAATGGGCATCATGCAAGAGTTATGGATGAATGGTAGACACAGGCCTAGAGCTAGATACGAACTCACCCGAGATCAGCTGAAATTGTTATGTAAATGGGTACATCGATTGAAACTCCCAGATGGTTGCTCATCAAACTTGAAGAGATGTTGTAAGATAGCTCAGTTGAAATTTCAAGGCATGAAGTCACATGATTGTCACGTATTTATGCAAAAGTTATTATCTTCTGCATTTCGTGAACTTTTTCCGGATGACATACACAAAGTACTTTGTGATCTTTCAAATTTTTTCAAGGACTTGTGCTCAACTACACTACTCGCATCAAATATTAGGCAGTTGGAAAAAAACATAGCTGGGATCATTTGTACTTTGGAGACTAAATTCTTTCCAGCTTTGTTTGATCCAATGGAGCATCTTCCCGTTCATCTACCCGAAGAGTGCAGACTCGGAGGCCCTGTCCCATCACGATGGATGTATAATATTGAAAGACTACAACGCAGAATGAAACAAAAAGTAGGGAACAAAGCACGAGTTGAAGGTTCCATTGCAGAAAAATATGTACATGAAGAGTTGACACATTTCTGTTCCATGTACTTTGAGTCAGGAGTTGAGACAGCGCACAACTTGCTAGGTCGTAATGTGGTTGATGATCGCTCACGGGATCCACATAAACTCGAGGCGTTTACATATCCGGTAGAGCTCCTCGGAGCATATACAGGTTACCATTTAGATGTGGATTCCCTACATGTTGCAGCACATTATGTTCTTACTAACATGCGTGAAGTGGCATTCTACATCACGTAAGTAATAAAATATTTTCATTCATAATTAAAACTTTGAAACATTCTTCACTAACATGGTATGATTACTTTTTTCAGTATGTTCGAAGAAGAGGTTCGCAAGCATCATACATTGATATTGAGTGATACTGAGATGGATACAATGCTAAAGGCACATTTCGCAACATGGTTTCAAAATAAGGTATTTCATAAAATACacaaattatataattataaaaacaTATTTATATacttgtttttatgtgatttttttccgtcgtaaatggctcaataacgacgatttcagttcaaaaaaaccgtcgtaaatggccaaatttcttgtagtgtaatAAGTTTCTAAAAGATCTTTATATAAAACGAgttacaaaattaatgtcaaattactacttgagttctttTTATTATAAGCAGTAAATTACCTGGAAGAATAATATATCTAGATTCTGTATTGTTAGTTCAGAAGGCCAAGTAGACCCGCTAATATGGAGAAGTTTGAAATGTTCTCAGAAGAAGAGTGCAAACCTTGTTTAATAGTACTAATAATTAAATCAATGTGCGGGaacattatttacccaattcatgaaattattaatgTTTAAAAAGGTTTGTCGACCTAAAACACGCtcgaggatgattgaaggaaattcGGAAATCTTCAAGACGATTAGAgaagaataatattcctatcaACGGAGTCGAGGTGTTGCATGAACGATGGTTATTATATGCGGCATAGACGAAATTAGAAGTTATGACTATAAATTTTGTAATAATGCAACTATGGTCGAACCATTAAAGTGATGAACGTGGATGGTGAgcaatgatatcattcttttctataacaCGATAGCGTATATTTTTCTTAATTCTTAAATAAGTATAAAAAAATTTCATTACTCCGTTCAATGAAGCAATAGAGAAGAAGAGGTTATGGTATTCCTTTTCAAATCATTCCTTCGtccaaaaggatgataaagaaaatTTATAAGTTGCATGTACTGTAAGTAAATTATGGAAGTCACATGTGCCAGGGCTAAAGTAAAGGATGGAATAAAATGCCTATAACTT carries:
- the LOC141690944 gene encoding uncharacterized protein LOC141690944; its protein translation is MSYDTSWITKRIIPGGYGFTKEFNKGVKDFLAFAIKNSKEPNDPELLIRCPCNTCNNQLFQLISDVEFHLYAVGFLETYTIWHYHEKECGSRNEEMNDREDVFDEYEMLRDAFRGEDFGYVNSVHEEPNEQASKFLYNVSNVGEPIYPGNIKYTQLKFVTRLLHWKNHNKCSDKAFDELLLLLGDVFPEGHKLPFNYYGVKKMVKKLNLGYEKIHACENDCMLFYSDDKDLENCKYCELSRYKDSINGGSDTIPRKILRYFKITPRLQRLYMSTHTAQHMKYHKNRIVTEGVLSHPADGEEWKEFDKNYPDFAADIRNVRLGLATDGFPPYSNATSTVYSVWPVVLLVYNLPHTMSMKDPYMFMTLLVPGPNDPGRNLNVYLRPLIDELISLWQVGVQTYDASTKTNFMMRAALLWTISDFPGLGMVSGWSTHGKMACHVCMGEVKAKQLPHSRKSSFYGLHMGFLDKRRRSRRKGRIVHNMCAGITFPPPGKPHSKERADGFGDSHNWTHITSFFDLPYWDSLRLRHCIDVMHTEKNVFDNIFHTILCSAKTKDTTKSREDLKAMGIMQELWMNGRHRPRARYELTRDQLKLLCKWVHRLKLPDGCSSNLKRCCKIAQLKFQGMKSHDCHVFMQKLLSSAFRELFPDDIHKVLCDLSNFFKDLCSTTLLASNIRQLEKNIAGIICTLETKFFPALFDPMEHLPVHLPEECRLGGPVPSRWMYNIERLQRRMKQKVGNKARVEGSIAEKYVHEELTHFCSMYFESGVETAHNLLGRNVVDDRSRDPHKLEAFTYPVELLGAYTGYHLDVDSLHVAAHYVLTNMREVAFYIT